Proteins from one Embleya scabrispora genomic window:
- a CDS encoding glycosyltransferase: protein MRVMFVVPPFAGHVNPTVAVAAALAERGHEAVWCGPPEILDLLPLGARLFATADSPGAPGGYARLHARWQRLRGVGALRFLVEETLVPLAHTMLPGVAAAVAGYRPDVVVADQQTFAGAFVAVKAGIPWATSATTSAEFTRPLVGFPKIDDWVRTRIAEAAVAAGVPADCDPRFSPRLVLVFSTPELVGLTDPVPAHHCYVGPAFGRRPATVDFPWDRLDPDRRHVLVSLGTLNREAGDRFYPAVVAATRPLADRVQVILAAPERLAGAPAEHVLVREFVPQLALLPHLDAVVTHGGHNTVCEALAFGLPLVLAPIRDDQPIVARQVVAAGAGVRVRFGRAHVPELRAAVTDALDRPELRAGAARIRASFAAAGGADAAAERLEKLC from the coding sequence ATGAGAGTCATGTTCGTGGTGCCGCCGTTCGCCGGCCACGTCAACCCCACCGTCGCGGTCGCCGCCGCACTCGCCGAGCGCGGGCACGAGGCGGTGTGGTGCGGGCCGCCGGAGATCCTGGACCTGTTGCCGCTGGGCGCCCGGTTGTTCGCCACCGCCGATTCCCCCGGCGCCCCCGGCGGCTACGCCCGACTGCACGCGAGGTGGCAGCGGCTGCGCGGGGTGGGCGCGTTGCGCTTCCTGGTCGAGGAGACCCTGGTTCCGCTCGCGCACACCATGCTGCCCGGGGTCGCGGCGGCCGTGGCCGGCTACCGACCGGATGTGGTCGTGGCCGACCAGCAGACCTTCGCCGGCGCCTTCGTCGCCGTGAAGGCCGGCATCCCGTGGGCGACTTCGGCGACCACCTCGGCCGAGTTCACCCGGCCGCTGGTGGGGTTCCCGAAGATCGACGACTGGGTGCGGACCCGGATCGCCGAGGCGGCGGTGGCCGCCGGCGTACCCGCCGATTGCGATCCGCGCTTCTCGCCCCGGCTGGTACTGGTCTTCTCGACGCCGGAACTGGTCGGCCTGACCGATCCGGTCCCGGCGCACCACTGCTACGTGGGCCCGGCGTTCGGCCGTCGACCGGCGACGGTGGACTTCCCGTGGGACCGGCTCGATCCGGACCGGCGGCACGTCCTGGTCTCGCTCGGCACGCTCAACCGCGAGGCCGGCGACCGGTTCTATCCGGCCGTGGTGGCCGCCACCCGCCCGCTCGCCGATCGAGTCCAGGTGATCCTGGCCGCGCCGGAGCGGCTGGCCGGGGCGCCCGCCGAACACGTCCTGGTCCGCGAGTTCGTCCCGCAACTGGCCCTGCTCCCGCACCTGGACGCGGTGGTCACGCACGGCGGCCACAACACGGTGTGCGAGGCGCTGGCGTTCGGGCTGCCGCTGGTGCTCGCCCCGATCCGGGACGACCAGCCGATCGTGGCACGCCAGGTGGTGGCGGCCGGCGCCGGCGTCCGGGTGCGCTTCGGGCGCGCGCACGTACCCGAGTTGCGCGCGGCCGTCACCGACGCGCTGGATCGCCCCGAACTGCGCGCGGGCGCCGCCCGGATCCGTGCCTCGTTCGCCGCGGCCGGCGGCGCGGACGCCGCCGCCGAACGTCTGGAGAAGCTGTGCTGA
- a CDS encoding class I SAM-dependent methyltransferase produces the protein MDGPFPWLALLIGLGLAGGTRTLRRRLRALPMLTTTPTEGGQTGAWTCISATGAHPDEATIRAAVAHAEQHDLLLLDLVPGDLPSDELLTLLGRLDPHRIHRDPLARGRGAGHALIVHEDVLRRAAVPADDPVDPDAPELIELIARLKPFAAHGTGHAVAPALSATRPDPALRKRRLRANGVPVWPTLIGNLGEAAAYAGAGVTSPFWGAVVFLAMWAQPFAVVAGHSPVRPRDLGRAGALRPFLAVPRWLRAVAGPRPTAAPERPAPDPAALRPAYERSVADGLDAFFEERRDTCPWCGSDRLAVHRRVRDHLQGKPGRFTLERCRDCTHVFQNPRLSLAGLDYYYRDFYDGLGGAGAEALFGTMSRTYRARAELLRRHTPEDSGPRAWLDVGTGHGHMCVVGRTVLPDTVFDGLDMGDGVAEAERRGWIRTGYRGQFPELADDLAGGYDAVGMHHYLEHTRDPLAELDAAAKVLVPGGRLLIELPDPQCRYGRLLRGLWLPLFQPQHQHLMPWRNLEGALHARGFTVLAREHGRAHQGNDFTGAVSQALTALGPDPAMPWVPGGPTPLRRARRIALVTLSVPCFVAAVLLDAVGAVLARVAGEHGMSNAYRLLARKDPG, from the coding sequence GTGGACGGACCGTTTCCGTGGCTCGCCCTGCTGATCGGGCTCGGCCTGGCGGGCGGCACGCGCACGCTGCGGCGGCGGCTGCGCGCGCTGCCCATGCTGACCACCACGCCGACCGAAGGCGGACAGACCGGCGCCTGGACCTGCATATCCGCGACCGGTGCCCACCCGGACGAGGCCACAATCCGTGCGGCGGTCGCCCACGCCGAGCAGCACGACCTGCTCCTGCTCGATCTGGTTCCCGGCGATCTGCCCAGCGACGAACTGCTCACCCTGCTGGGCCGGTTGGACCCGCACCGCATTCACCGCGACCCCCTCGCCCGCGGCCGAGGCGCGGGCCACGCGCTGATCGTGCACGAGGACGTGCTGCGCCGAGCCGCCGTACCGGCCGACGACCCGGTCGATCCCGACGCCCCCGAACTGATCGAACTCATCGCCCGACTCAAGCCGTTCGCCGCACACGGCACCGGCCACGCGGTCGCGCCCGCGTTGTCCGCGACGCGTCCCGACCCCGCGCTGCGCAAACGTCGGCTGCGGGCGAACGGGGTGCCGGTGTGGCCGACCCTGATCGGCAACCTGGGTGAGGCCGCCGCGTACGCGGGCGCGGGTGTGACCAGCCCGTTCTGGGGTGCGGTCGTCTTCCTGGCCATGTGGGCGCAGCCCTTCGCCGTGGTCGCCGGCCACTCGCCGGTGCGGCCGCGCGACCTGGGCCGGGCCGGCGCGCTGCGTCCGTTCCTGGCCGTGCCGCGCTGGCTCCGCGCGGTCGCCGGGCCCCGTCCGACCGCTGCGCCCGAGCGGCCGGCGCCGGATCCGGCGGCGCTGCGCCCGGCGTACGAACGCAGCGTCGCCGACGGCCTCGACGCCTTCTTCGAGGAACGGCGGGACACCTGCCCGTGGTGCGGCTCGGACCGGCTCGCCGTGCACCGCCGGGTTCGCGACCACCTTCAGGGCAAGCCGGGCCGCTTCACCCTCGAACGGTGCCGGGACTGCACCCACGTCTTCCAGAACCCGCGCCTGTCTCTCGCCGGACTGGACTACTACTACCGCGACTTCTACGACGGCCTCGGCGGCGCGGGCGCCGAGGCGCTGTTCGGCACCATGTCGCGGACCTACCGCGCCCGTGCCGAACTGCTGCGCCGGCACACACCGGAGGACTCCGGACCGCGCGCCTGGCTGGACGTGGGCACCGGCCACGGGCACATGTGCGTGGTCGGCCGCACCGTGCTCCCGGACACCGTCTTCGACGGCCTCGACATGGGCGACGGGGTCGCCGAGGCCGAGCGGCGCGGCTGGATCCGGACCGGGTATCGCGGCCAGTTCCCGGAGCTGGCCGACGACCTGGCGGGCGGCTACGACGCGGTCGGCATGCACCACTACCTGGAACACACCCGCGATCCGCTCGCCGAACTCGACGCCGCCGCCAAGGTCCTGGTCCCCGGCGGCCGGCTGCTGATCGAACTGCCCGATCCGCAGTGCCGGTACGGCCGGCTGCTGCGCGGCCTGTGGCTGCCGCTGTTCCAGCCCCAGCACCAGCACCTGATGCCCTGGCGCAACCTCGAAGGCGCGCTCCACGCGCGGGGGTTCACCGTGCTGGCCCGCGAACACGGCCGGGCGCACCAGGGCAACGACTTCACCGGCGCGGTCTCCCAGGCCCTCACCGCACTCGGACCCGACCCCGCCATGCCATGGGTCCCCGGCGGCCCGACCCCGCTGCGCCGGGCCCGCCGGATCGCGCTGGTCACGCTCTCCGTGCCGTGCTTCGTCGCGGCCGTACTGCTGGACGCCGTCGGCGCGGTCCTCGCTCGCGTGGCGGGCGAACACGGCATGAGCAACGCCTACCGTCTCCTCGCCCGAAAGGATCCGGGATGA